A region of Mycteria americana isolate JAX WOST 10 ecotype Jacksonville Zoo and Gardens chromosome 11, USCA_MyAme_1.0, whole genome shotgun sequence DNA encodes the following proteins:
- the USP19 gene encoding ubiquitin carboxyl-terminal hydrolase 19 isoform X2 — protein MSSSTNAPGQRRVSRGLDDATNKKKQKDRANQESKEELLLDWKQNADEIIVKLNLGSGALKVEDVDAAFTDTDCVVKLPDGRQWSCQFYEEIESSCSKVQCKKGNFLQLVLQKKIPLHTWSSLLKRRKDGSKELAKGAACWENGKEKAASAELAPEEPRAEGAELPRSRREPSNPKRAPGRSEALGGKSPASPGTQSGPSAKRAVYLKVAPAEEEPNARVTGSMEPSKGHSGRAGSRRNGRASQVDAPTALVDLAPPLEKAVVLAKETVPVEIPPLAATTEVFPHRVATCVEKRVLQPGSPAEVLRGRDCMPVLGESSKAVPVATPPLGRDGEKRDWSKDDVALEAAADEPEPFVSLTFVKNDSYEKGNDLVVVHVYVKEIHKETSKVLFREQDFTLVFQTSDANFLRLHPGCGPHTVFRWQVKLRNLIEPDQCTYNFTVSRIDVCLKKRQSQRWGGLEAPATRVGGAKVAMPTGPTPLDKNPPGSNQHPLSSKEEARASDKEKPRVEDGGLDGVAARTAPEHVAVKQEPHIPSPKPTCMVPPMTHSPVSTESVEDDEDEDEKKKVCLPGFTGLVNLGNTCFMNSVIQSLSNTRELRDYFHDRSFESEINYNNPLGTGGRLAIGFAMLLRALWKGTHHAFQPSKLKAIVASKASQFTGYAQHDAQEFMAFLLDGLHEDLNRIQNKPYTETVDSDGRPDEVVAEEAWQRHKMRNDSFIVDLFQGQYKSKLVCPVCSKVSITFDPFLYLPVPLPQKQKVLTVYYFAKEPHKKPIKFLVSISKENSSAMEVLDSVAHSVRVKPENLRLAEVIKNRFHRMFLPSNSLDTVSPTDLLLCFEVLSPELAKERVVELQVQQRPQVPSGPVAKCAACQKKQLPEDEKLRRCTRCYRVGYCNVACQKTHWPDHKALCRPENIGFPFLISVPESRLTYTRLAQLLEGYARYSVSVFQPPFQLGRMSPEQGLQPLLPDKLEPLAKSSCAAATSAPELGDGDRASSLLQEPPLSPAVPELHPELGDTSTVRSKVLAARSSLLSLDSGFSEHMESQGDSCCEKEPSYERALKPEAAIPGYQHTPDSLSARATQFYINKIDAASREHKLEDKGDTPLELTDDCSLALVWKNNERLKEFVLVESKELECVEDPGSASEAARAGHFTLEQCLNLFTKPEVLAPEEAWYCPKCKQHREASKQLMLWRLPNVLIIQLKRFSFRSFIWRDKINDMVDFPVRSLDLSKFCIGRKGEQQLPMYDLYAVINHYGGMIGGHYTAYARLPNDKNSQRSDVGWRLFDDSTVTTVDESQVVTRYAYVLFYRRRNSPVERPLPGHPPDHRAERTPSAEAAASQASLIWQELEAEEQELQLEAPQRPARNSWRPRGQKRSPGTPQHPDEGCVRYFVLATTAAIVALFLNVFYPLIYQTRWR, from the exons ATGTCCAGCAGCACCAATGCCCCTGGCCAGAGGAGAGTGTCTCGGGGTTTGGATGATGCCACcaacaaaaagaagcagaaggatcGAGCCAACCAGGAGAGCAAGGAAG agctgctgctggactggaAGCAGAACGCTGACGAGATCATTGTCAAGCTGAACTTGGGCAGTGGAGCTCTGAAGGTGGAGGATGTGGATGCTGCTTTCACCGACACGGACTGTGTGGTCAAACTACCAG ATGGGCGCCAGTGGAGCTGTCAGTTCTACGAGgagattgagagctcttgcagCAAGGTCCAGTGCAAGAAGGGCAACTTTCTACAGCTTGTGCTTCAGAAGAAGATCCCACTGCATACCTGGTCTTCGCTTCTG aagagaaggaaagatggaTCCAAAGAGCTGGCCAAAGGGGCCGCGTGCTGGGAGAACGGCAAGGAGAaggctgcttctgcagagctggccCCTGAAGAGCCGAGGGCTGAAGGCGCAGAGCTGCCTAGGTCCCGGAGGGAGCCCTCCAACCCCAAGCGCGCTCCGGGAAGGAGCGAGGCCCTGGGAGGGAaaagcccagccagcccagggacaCAGAGCGGCCCCAGCGCCAAGCGGGCAGTATACCTCAAAGTGGCTCCCGCTGAAGAGGAGCCAAATGCCAGAGTCACTGGGAGCATGGAGCCCAGCAAAGGGCACagtgggagggcaggcagccgCCGCAACGGCAGAGCCAGCCAGGTCGATGCGCCCACAGCCCTCGTGGACCTCGCACCGCCACTGGAGAAG GCTGTGGTTTTGGCCAAGGAGACTGTTCCTGTGGAGATACCACCTCTTGCAGCTACCACAGAGGTATTCCCCCACCGCGTTGCCACCTGCGTGGAGAAGAGAgtcctgcagccaggcagccctgctgaggTCTTGCGGGGCCGGGACTGCATGCCTGTCCTGGGAGAGAGCTCTAAGGCTGTCCCAGTGGCCACCCCTCCTCTGGGGAGAGACGGTGAGAAGAGGGACTGGTCCAAGGATGACGTGGCTCTGGAAGCAGCGGCTGATG AACCAGAGCCTTTTGTGAGCCTGACCTTTGTCAAGAATGACTCATATGAGAAGGGCAATGACCTGGTGGTGGTGCATGTCTACGTGAAGGAGATCCACAAGGAGACATCCAAGGTGTTGTTCCGGGAGCAGGACTTCACTCTGGTGTTCCAGACGAG CGACGCAAACTTCCTTCGCCTCCATCCTGGCTGCGGGCCCCACACAGTGTTCCGGTGGCAGGTGAAGCTCAG GAACCTTATTGAGCCGGACCAGTGCACATACAACTTCACGGTGTCTCGCATCGATGTCTGCCTGAAGAAACGCCAGAGCCAgcgctggggggggctggaggctCCAGCCACACGAG TGGGTGGTGCAAAGGTTGCCATGCCTACAGGCCCTACCCCTCTGGACAAGAACCCCCCGGGCAGTAACCAGCACCCACTGTCCAGCAAGGAGGAGGCCCGAGCCAGTGACAAAGAGAAGCCGCGTGTGGAAGATGGGGGTCTGGATGGTGTGGCAGCTCGTACGGCCCCAGAGCATGTGGCAGTGAAGCAAGAGCCGCACATCCCCTCA CCCAAACCAACGTGCATGGTGCCACCAATGACACACAGCCCGGTGAGCACCGAGAGCGTGGAGGACGATGAAGATGAGGACGAGAAGAAAAAGGTGTGCCTGCCTGGCTTCACGGGGCTGGTGAACCTGGGCAACACTTGCTTCATGAACAGCGTCATCCAGTCCCTGTCCAACACCCGGGAGCTGCGTGACTACTTCCATG ATCGGTCCTTTGAGTCGGAAATCAACTACAACAACCcgctggggacggggggacgccTGGCCATTGGCTTTGCCATGCTGCTGCGAGCGCTGTGGAAGGGCACGCAccatgccttccagccctctAAACTGAAG GCAATCGTGGCCAGTAAGGCCAGCCAGTTCACTGGCTATGCCCAGCACGATGCTCAGGAGTTCATGGCCTTCCTGCTTGATGGCCTGCATGAGGACCTCAACCGGATCCAGAACAAACCCTACACAGAAACTGTTGACTCAGATGGGAGGCCCGATGAG GTGGTAGCTGAGGAGGCCTGGCAGCGACACAAGATGAGGAACGACTCTTTCATTGTGGACCTCTTCCAGGGCCAGTACAAATCCAAGCTGGTGTGCCCAGTGTGTTCCAAG GTGTCCATCACCTTCGACCCCTTCCTGTACCTCCCTGTGCCCCTCCCGCAGAAGCAGAAGGTGCTGACTGTCTACTACTTTGCAAAGGAGCCGCACAAGAAACCCATCAAG TTTCTCGTGAGTATCAGCAAGGAGAACTCCAGTGCTATGGAGGTACTTGACTCAGTGGCCCATAGCGTGCGTGTGAAACCAGAGAACCTGCGCCTGGCAGAG GTGATCAAAAATCGCTTCCACCGCATGTTCCTGCCATCCAACTCGCTGGATACGGTCTCCCCCACGgacctgctgctgtgctttgaggTGCTGTCCCCAGAGCTGGCCAAAGAGCGGGTGGTGGAGCTGCAAGTCCAGCAG CGTCCGCAGGTGCCCAGTGGCCCCGTCGCCAAGTGTGCGGCCTGCCAGAAGAAGCAGCTCCCGGAGGATGAGAAGCTCAGGCGCTGCACGAGGTGCTATCGAGTCGGTTACTGCAATGT GGCATGTCAGAAAACACACTGGCCAGACCACAAGGCTTTGTGCCGCCCCGAGAACATCGGTTTCCCCTTCCTCATCAGCGTGCCGGAGTCCCGCCTCACCTACACCCGCCtggcccagctgctggagggctACGCAAG GTACTCAGTCAGCGTGTTCCAGCCTCCTTTCCAGCTGGGCCGGATGTCAccggagcaggggctgcagcctctgctgccagACAAGCTGGAACCCCTGGCCAAGAGCAGCTGTGCGGCAGCCACCTCTGCCCCTGAgctgggggacggggacagggctTCCAGCCTCCTGCAGGAGCCCCCGCTCTCACCAGCTGTGCCTGAGCTGCACCCGGAGCTGGGGGACACCAGCACTGTCCGAAGCAAGGTCCTGGCAGCCAGGAGTTCCCTGCTGAGCTTGGATTCGGGCTTCTCTGAGCACATGGAGTCGCAGGGCGACAGCTGTTGCGAGAAGGAGCCGTCCTATGAGAGAGCCCTCAAGCCAGAAG CTGCCATCCCTGGGTACCAACACACTCCAGACTCGCTGAGTGCCCGCGCCACGCAGTTCTACATCAACAAGATCGATGCTGCCAGCCGAGAGCACAAGCTGGAAGATAAAG GTGACACCCCCCTGGAGCTGACAGACGACTGCTCCCTTGCCCTGGTCTGGAAGAACAATGAGCGCCTCAAGGAGTTTGTGTTGGTGGAGTCCAAGGAGCTGGAGTGCGTGGAGGACCCGGGTTCGGCCAGCGAAGCAGCCCGGGCTGGCCACTTCACCCTGGAGCAGTGCCTCAATCTCTTCACCAAGCCCGAAGTCCTGGCCCCGGAGGAAGCGTG GTACTGCCCCAAGTGCAAGCAGCACCGCGAGGCCTCCAAGCAGCTGATGCTGTGGCGGCTGCCCAACGTCCTCATCATCCAGCTCAAGCGCTTCTCCTTCCGCAGCTTTATTTGGAGGGACAAGATCAACGACATGGTGGACTTCCCCGTTCG GAGCCTGGACCTGAGCAAGTTCTGCATCGGCCGGAAGGGTGAGCAGCAGCTGCCCATGTATGACCTGTACGCTGTGATCAACCACTACGGAGGCATGATTGGGGGGCACTACACAGCGTACGCCCGCCTGCCCAACGACAAGAACAGCCAGCGCAGCGACGTGG GCTGGCGGCTTTTTGATGACAGCACTGTCACCACCGTGGACGAGAGCCAGGTGGTAACCAGATACGCCTATGTCCTCTTCTACCGCCGGAGGAACTCTCCTGTGGAGAGACCCCTGCCAGGGCACCCCCCAGACCACCGAGCCGAGCGCACCCCCTCTGCCgaagctgctgccagccag GCTTCTCTGATCTGGCAGGAACTGGAGGCTGAAGAACAAGAGCTGCAGCTCGAGGCACCCCAAAGGCCTGCAAGAAACTCCTGGAGGCCCCGTGGCCAGAAGCGGAGTCCgggcaccccccagcacccagacgAAGGCTGCGTTAGATACTTTGTCCTGGCCACCACGGCCGCAATTGTGGCTCTCTTCCTGAACGTCTTCTACCCGCTCATTTACCAGACCCGCTGGAGATAG
- the USP19 gene encoding ubiquitin carboxyl-terminal hydrolase 19 isoform X4 has translation MSSSTNAPGQRRVSRGLDDATNKKKQKDRANQESKEELLLDWKQNADEIIVKLNLGSGALKVEDVDAAFTDTDCVVKLPDGRQWSCQFYEEIESSCSKVQCKKGNFLQLVLQKKIPLHTWSSLLKRRKDGSKELAKGAACWENGKEKAASAELAPEEPRAEGAELPRSRREPSNPKRAPGRSEALGGKSPASPGTQSGPSAKRAVYLKVAPAEEEPNARVTGSMEPSKGHSGRAGSRRNGRASQVDAPTALVDLAPPLEKAVVLAKETVPVEIPPLAATTEVFPHRVATCVEKRVLQPGSPAEVLRGRDCMPVLGESSKAVPVATPPLGRDGEKRDWSKDDVALEAAADEPEPFVSLTFVKNDSYEKGNDLVVVHVYVKEIHKETSKVLFREQDFTLVFQTSDANFLRLHPGCGPHTVFRWQVKLRNLIEPDQCTYNFTVSRIDVCLKKRQSQRWGGLEAPATRGPTPLDKNPPGSNQHPLSSKEEARASDKEKPRVEDGGLDGVAARTAPEHVAVKQEPHIPSPKPTCMVPPMTHSPVSTESVEDDEDEDEKKKVCLPGFTGLVNLGNTCFMNSVIQSLSNTRELRDYFHDRSFESEINYNNPLGTGGRLAIGFAMLLRALWKGTHHAFQPSKLKAIVASKASQFTGYAQHDAQEFMAFLLDGLHEDLNRIQNKPYTETVDSDGRPDEVVAEEAWQRHKMRNDSFIVDLFQGQYKSKLVCPVCSKVSITFDPFLYLPVPLPQKQKVLTVYYFAKEPHKKPIKFLVSISKENSSAMEVLDSVAHSVRVKPENLRLAEVIKNRFHRMFLPSNSLDTVSPTDLLLCFEVLSPELAKERVVELQVQQRPQVPSGPVAKCAACQKKQLPEDEKLRRCTRCYRVGYCNVACQKTHWPDHKALCRPENIGFPFLISVPESRLTYTRLAQLLEGYARYSVSVFQPPFQLGRMSPEQGLQPLLPDKLEPLAKSSCAAATSAPELGDGDRASSLLQEPPLSPAVPELHPELGDTSTVRSKVLAARSSLLSLDSGFSEHMESQGDSCCEKEPSYERALKPEAAIPGYQHTPDSLSARATQFYINKIDAASREHKLEDKGDTPLELTDDCSLALVWKNNERLKEFVLVESKELECVEDPGSASEAARAGHFTLEQCLNLFTKPEVLAPEEAWYCPKCKQHREASKQLMLWRLPNVLIIQLKRFSFRSFIWRDKINDMVDFPVRSLDLSKFCIGRKGEQQLPMYDLYAVINHYGGMIGGHYTAYARLPNDKNSQRSDVGWRLFDDSTVTTVDESQVVTRYAYVLFYRRRNSPVERPLPGHPPDHRAERTPSAEAAASQASLIWQELEAEEQELQLEAPQRPARNSWRPRGQKRSPGTPQHPDEGCVRYFVLATTAAIVALFLNVFYPLIYQTRWR, from the exons ATGTCCAGCAGCACCAATGCCCCTGGCCAGAGGAGAGTGTCTCGGGGTTTGGATGATGCCACcaacaaaaagaagcagaaggatcGAGCCAACCAGGAGAGCAAGGAAG agctgctgctggactggaAGCAGAACGCTGACGAGATCATTGTCAAGCTGAACTTGGGCAGTGGAGCTCTGAAGGTGGAGGATGTGGATGCTGCTTTCACCGACACGGACTGTGTGGTCAAACTACCAG ATGGGCGCCAGTGGAGCTGTCAGTTCTACGAGgagattgagagctcttgcagCAAGGTCCAGTGCAAGAAGGGCAACTTTCTACAGCTTGTGCTTCAGAAGAAGATCCCACTGCATACCTGGTCTTCGCTTCTG aagagaaggaaagatggaTCCAAAGAGCTGGCCAAAGGGGCCGCGTGCTGGGAGAACGGCAAGGAGAaggctgcttctgcagagctggccCCTGAAGAGCCGAGGGCTGAAGGCGCAGAGCTGCCTAGGTCCCGGAGGGAGCCCTCCAACCCCAAGCGCGCTCCGGGAAGGAGCGAGGCCCTGGGAGGGAaaagcccagccagcccagggacaCAGAGCGGCCCCAGCGCCAAGCGGGCAGTATACCTCAAAGTGGCTCCCGCTGAAGAGGAGCCAAATGCCAGAGTCACTGGGAGCATGGAGCCCAGCAAAGGGCACagtgggagggcaggcagccgCCGCAACGGCAGAGCCAGCCAGGTCGATGCGCCCACAGCCCTCGTGGACCTCGCACCGCCACTGGAGAAG GCTGTGGTTTTGGCCAAGGAGACTGTTCCTGTGGAGATACCACCTCTTGCAGCTACCACAGAGGTATTCCCCCACCGCGTTGCCACCTGCGTGGAGAAGAGAgtcctgcagccaggcagccctgctgaggTCTTGCGGGGCCGGGACTGCATGCCTGTCCTGGGAGAGAGCTCTAAGGCTGTCCCAGTGGCCACCCCTCCTCTGGGGAGAGACGGTGAGAAGAGGGACTGGTCCAAGGATGACGTGGCTCTGGAAGCAGCGGCTGATG AACCAGAGCCTTTTGTGAGCCTGACCTTTGTCAAGAATGACTCATATGAGAAGGGCAATGACCTGGTGGTGGTGCATGTCTACGTGAAGGAGATCCACAAGGAGACATCCAAGGTGTTGTTCCGGGAGCAGGACTTCACTCTGGTGTTCCAGACGAG CGACGCAAACTTCCTTCGCCTCCATCCTGGCTGCGGGCCCCACACAGTGTTCCGGTGGCAGGTGAAGCTCAG GAACCTTATTGAGCCGGACCAGTGCACATACAACTTCACGGTGTCTCGCATCGATGTCTGCCTGAAGAAACGCCAGAGCCAgcgctggggggggctggaggctCCAGCCACACGAG GCCCTACCCCTCTGGACAAGAACCCCCCGGGCAGTAACCAGCACCCACTGTCCAGCAAGGAGGAGGCCCGAGCCAGTGACAAAGAGAAGCCGCGTGTGGAAGATGGGGGTCTGGATGGTGTGGCAGCTCGTACGGCCCCAGAGCATGTGGCAGTGAAGCAAGAGCCGCACATCCCCTCA CCCAAACCAACGTGCATGGTGCCACCAATGACACACAGCCCGGTGAGCACCGAGAGCGTGGAGGACGATGAAGATGAGGACGAGAAGAAAAAGGTGTGCCTGCCTGGCTTCACGGGGCTGGTGAACCTGGGCAACACTTGCTTCATGAACAGCGTCATCCAGTCCCTGTCCAACACCCGGGAGCTGCGTGACTACTTCCATG ATCGGTCCTTTGAGTCGGAAATCAACTACAACAACCcgctggggacggggggacgccTGGCCATTGGCTTTGCCATGCTGCTGCGAGCGCTGTGGAAGGGCACGCAccatgccttccagccctctAAACTGAAG GCAATCGTGGCCAGTAAGGCCAGCCAGTTCACTGGCTATGCCCAGCACGATGCTCAGGAGTTCATGGCCTTCCTGCTTGATGGCCTGCATGAGGACCTCAACCGGATCCAGAACAAACCCTACACAGAAACTGTTGACTCAGATGGGAGGCCCGATGAG GTGGTAGCTGAGGAGGCCTGGCAGCGACACAAGATGAGGAACGACTCTTTCATTGTGGACCTCTTCCAGGGCCAGTACAAATCCAAGCTGGTGTGCCCAGTGTGTTCCAAG GTGTCCATCACCTTCGACCCCTTCCTGTACCTCCCTGTGCCCCTCCCGCAGAAGCAGAAGGTGCTGACTGTCTACTACTTTGCAAAGGAGCCGCACAAGAAACCCATCAAG TTTCTCGTGAGTATCAGCAAGGAGAACTCCAGTGCTATGGAGGTACTTGACTCAGTGGCCCATAGCGTGCGTGTGAAACCAGAGAACCTGCGCCTGGCAGAG GTGATCAAAAATCGCTTCCACCGCATGTTCCTGCCATCCAACTCGCTGGATACGGTCTCCCCCACGgacctgctgctgtgctttgaggTGCTGTCCCCAGAGCTGGCCAAAGAGCGGGTGGTGGAGCTGCAAGTCCAGCAG CGTCCGCAGGTGCCCAGTGGCCCCGTCGCCAAGTGTGCGGCCTGCCAGAAGAAGCAGCTCCCGGAGGATGAGAAGCTCAGGCGCTGCACGAGGTGCTATCGAGTCGGTTACTGCAATGT GGCATGTCAGAAAACACACTGGCCAGACCACAAGGCTTTGTGCCGCCCCGAGAACATCGGTTTCCCCTTCCTCATCAGCGTGCCGGAGTCCCGCCTCACCTACACCCGCCtggcccagctgctggagggctACGCAAG GTACTCAGTCAGCGTGTTCCAGCCTCCTTTCCAGCTGGGCCGGATGTCAccggagcaggggctgcagcctctgctgccagACAAGCTGGAACCCCTGGCCAAGAGCAGCTGTGCGGCAGCCACCTCTGCCCCTGAgctgggggacggggacagggctTCCAGCCTCCTGCAGGAGCCCCCGCTCTCACCAGCTGTGCCTGAGCTGCACCCGGAGCTGGGGGACACCAGCACTGTCCGAAGCAAGGTCCTGGCAGCCAGGAGTTCCCTGCTGAGCTTGGATTCGGGCTTCTCTGAGCACATGGAGTCGCAGGGCGACAGCTGTTGCGAGAAGGAGCCGTCCTATGAGAGAGCCCTCAAGCCAGAAG CTGCCATCCCTGGGTACCAACACACTCCAGACTCGCTGAGTGCCCGCGCCACGCAGTTCTACATCAACAAGATCGATGCTGCCAGCCGAGAGCACAAGCTGGAAGATAAAG GTGACACCCCCCTGGAGCTGACAGACGACTGCTCCCTTGCCCTGGTCTGGAAGAACAATGAGCGCCTCAAGGAGTTTGTGTTGGTGGAGTCCAAGGAGCTGGAGTGCGTGGAGGACCCGGGTTCGGCCAGCGAAGCAGCCCGGGCTGGCCACTTCACCCTGGAGCAGTGCCTCAATCTCTTCACCAAGCCCGAAGTCCTGGCCCCGGAGGAAGCGTG GTACTGCCCCAAGTGCAAGCAGCACCGCGAGGCCTCCAAGCAGCTGATGCTGTGGCGGCTGCCCAACGTCCTCATCATCCAGCTCAAGCGCTTCTCCTTCCGCAGCTTTATTTGGAGGGACAAGATCAACGACATGGTGGACTTCCCCGTTCG GAGCCTGGACCTGAGCAAGTTCTGCATCGGCCGGAAGGGTGAGCAGCAGCTGCCCATGTATGACCTGTACGCTGTGATCAACCACTACGGAGGCATGATTGGGGGGCACTACACAGCGTACGCCCGCCTGCCCAACGACAAGAACAGCCAGCGCAGCGACGTGG GCTGGCGGCTTTTTGATGACAGCACTGTCACCACCGTGGACGAGAGCCAGGTGGTAACCAGATACGCCTATGTCCTCTTCTACCGCCGGAGGAACTCTCCTGTGGAGAGACCCCTGCCAGGGCACCCCCCAGACCACCGAGCCGAGCGCACCCCCTCTGCCgaagctgctgccagccag GCTTCTCTGATCTGGCAGGAACTGGAGGCTGAAGAACAAGAGCTGCAGCTCGAGGCACCCCAAAGGCCTGCAAGAAACTCCTGGAGGCCCCGTGGCCAGAAGCGGAGTCCgggcaccccccagcacccagacgAAGGCTGCGTTAGATACTTTGTCCTGGCCACCACGGCCGCAATTGTGGCTCTCTTCCTGAACGTCTTCTACCCGCTCATTTACCAGACCCGCTGGAGATAG